The DNA segment GGCAAGAAATCCGAGAAATCGACAAGGTCCTCGTTCACGACGTTGGCGGCGATCTTATTGGGCCAATAGGCAACGAGGGGCTCGCGAGTCCCCGCGTCGGTCGTCTTTCCTTTTCCACCCCGAAAAGATTTCCCGAGATACTCCGACTGAATCGCAGTGTGCGTACCATTGTCGGCGGTAAACAAGATGACCGTATTGTCAGCCACCCCCAACGCTTCGGTCTTCTTGACAATGCGGCCGACCAGCTTGTCCATATAAGCGACCATGTCCACGAAATTCTTTTTCTTCCCTTTCGCGTTTCGGCTCTCGGAATCGGGTGTCGGTTCAAAGGGATTGTGGACCAGAATCATCGGATAATAAACAAAGAACGGTTGCTTAGAGGCTTTGGTATGCGATTCCATAAAATCGACGATGAAGTCGGTTGCCTTGTCCGGACCATAATCGTCCTTTCCGTAGGTGATCGTTTTCCCGTCCACATTCAACGTCGGTTGCCAGTAGCGATCTCCCAGCTGATCGACTTGCCATAAACAGAATCGGTCGAATCCCGCCTCGGCAGGCCACGTCCCCTTCAACTGAAATTGTTTGCTGTAGTGGTTCGCCCCCAGCAACTGCCACTTGCCAGCGACCAACGTTCGGTACCCCGCTTCCTGCATGTGATGACCGATGGTCTTTTGATCGCGATTCAGGATTGAAAACCCCGAATAGTTTCGCACGTTAGAAAGCCCCGTCATGATTTTGACTCGGCTGGGCGTACACAAAGGCTGAGAGTAGCAATGCTCGAATCGCATTCCCTCCTTCGCCAAACGGTCGATATTCGGCGTCCGATATTGCTCGCTGCCGTAACAGCCAAAGCACTCACGGCCGATATCGTCAGCCATGATCAGAATCACATTAGGGGGTGAAACTTCCTCAGCCACAAGACGCGATACACCGACCAACGGAACCGCCACGACGACCGACACCGGAACAACCACCGACGTCCAGCGAGCCAGCAGACAGAAAACACCAACACAACAGCGACCGAGCAAAGCAGCAAAATCGAACGGAAACATTTTGAAACCTCAGAGCATCCGCACCAGCAAGAAGCAAAGAGCGAAAAGGGCGATGCAAGTTAGACGAACGGGGGCAGAGCCTATGATAACCCGCCGCCGGCCACACATGCGATTCGCCCATGTCTCCGAAGGAGAAAACGTGTCGCCCCAACAATGGGCTATTCCTGCTGCCCCTAGACCAGTTCTTTCACGACCTTGCCATGCACATCGGTCAAGCGGAAGGGGCGACCTGCAAAGTTGAACGTTAGTTTCTCGTGTTCGATGCCCAACTGATACAGAATCGTTGCTTGAATATCGTGAACATGAACCGGTCGTTCGGTCACGTGGAAACCAAGTTCATCCGTTGCGCCGATTGTTTGCCCGGGGCGGATGCCGCCCCCCGCGAACCACATTGTGAACGCCTGAGGATGATGGTCCCGGCCTTGGCTTCGCCCCAGTGCAGCGCTCGCCTCGACCATCGGAGTCCGCCCAAATTCGCCTCCCCACACCACCAGCGTATCTTCCAGCAATCCTCGCTGCTTCAAATCCGAAACCAATGCAGCGGCCGCTTGATCGGTTTGCTGACACTGAGCTTTCACTCCGCCAGCGACGTTGGAATGGTGATCCCAGCCGCCATGATAGACCTGGATGAAACGGACGCCACGTTCCGCCATCCGACGAGCCAACAAGCAATGGTTGGCAAATCCCTTCGCCGAATTCCCCGGCTCCGCGCCGTACATTTCAAGCGTCTCGGCCGACTCTTGCGAATAATCCATTAACTCCGGAGCCCGTGACTGCATCCGAAAAGCCATTTCATAGGCGTTGATCCGGCTGACGATTTCTGGATCCTTTGTCACTTCGTACCGGCGGCGATTCAGATCGGCGATCAAATCCAGCGACTTTCGTTGCATCCGGGAATCGATGCCCTCTGGATTACCCACATGTAAGATTGGATCACCAGAGGACCGGAACGGAACCCCTTGATGCTGCGACGGCAAAAACCCGCTGCTCCACATCGAAGCGCCACCACTAAGCGCCCCACCGCTATTCAGCACAACAAACGCGGGTAGGTCATCCGCTTCGCTGCCGATCCCGTAACTCAACCAAGAACCCATCGCTGGACGTCCTGGAATCGGACCGCCGGTGTTCACCAACAACTGTGCGGGCGCATGATTGAACTGGTCGGTATGCACGCTACGGACAAAGGCCAGGTCATCGACGATGTTTGCCAAGTGCGGCAGACGGTCCGACAATTCGGCGCCCGATTGACCATGTTTTGCGAAAGGAAACTGCGGTGCCAACACAGCCGCATCGGGCTGGATGAACGCATACCGTTGACCATCGATCACCGACGGAGGCAAAGGCTGTCCGGCCAGCTCCTGCAGTTTCGGTTTATAGTCAAACAGATCTAACTGACTAGGCGCCCCGGCCATAAACAAGTAGATCACTCGTTTCGCTTTCGGAGCCTGCGGCGTCGCAAACGAAGCGGGCACGTCCACATTAGATGCCTCCGCACTTCCTTTCATCAGAAGCGAAGCCAAAGCGACTTTGCCAACACCAACCCCACAGGTTTGAAACAATTGGCGTCGAGAAATCGATGAATCGATTTGCATAATAATTCCAAGTGCAAGTTTTACGGTTTGGTGATGGCTTCGTCGGTATTCATCAGAGCCCTGGCCAACAAGAACCACGCCTGAGCTGGAGAAACCTTGGCGGCAATTTGGTCGTTGTAGAAATCCAGCATCATCTCTTGCTCAGCTTTCTCGGCGGGCCGGATCAAAACGTGCCGGAACAACTGAGTCGCGATCAACGTTGCTTCCGCTCCATCCCCCGCATCGGCGACCGTTTTCTCCGCCAGCTGACGTGCGGTTTCCAAAAACATTTCATCGTTCAGCAACGTCAACGCTTGCAGCGGCGTATCGCTTCGCTGCCGACGTGCTGCACAGGCTTCGCCCGTCGGTGCATCAAACACGGTGTACGCGGCAAACGGAGCCGTCCGCTTGCGAAAGGTATACAGACTCCGGCGATACCGGTCGGCTCCCACCGAAGGTTCCCACTTGCCACTTCCGTATGCCAACGCGGTTACCGATCCGGGCTGCGGCGGGTAAACGCTGGGGCCTCCAAATTGCCGGCTGATCGTTCCGCTGATAGCCAGGTTCTGATCGCGAATCGCCTCCGCAGCTAACCGAAAACGTGGCCCGCGACTAAGCCAACGATTGGTCGGATCAAAATCTGGATCTTTTTCCGAAGCCTGCCTGTACGTTGTGCTAAGCACCATTTCACGGTACAGCCACTTCATGGACCATCCATTTTCAATCCACTCGATCGCCAGATAGTCAAGCAGTGCCGGGTGCGAAGGCGGCTCCGATTGCGTCCCGAAGTCTCCGTCGGTTCGCACGAAACCACTCCCCAGCAAAGACCGCCAAATGCGATTGACCATCACTCGCGCCACCAACGGGTTCTCTTCACTGACCAACCACCGTGCCAGTTCCAAGCGGTTATGCGGGCGTTCGTCTCCTAACCCTCCAAACAACGAGGGGATGTCTGGTTCCACCAATTCCTTCACCTGCAGAAATTCCCCGCGGTGGTGCCGATGGGTCGCCCGTGGGTGCTCCGCAGGGCGTTCGGTAAAGACCATCGTCCGCGGCGGCGTGGGGACCTGCCGGCGCAGCGAATCCAATCTTTTGCGTGGTTCTTTCAGAAGGTCGGACGAATCCAAAAACAATCGCTGCAAATCGGCATAGCCGGGCAACGCTTCGGCCTCCTCGGTTGATTCGATCCCGGCAAGCTGCTGCAGTAAATCAACCGGCATCGATGTGGCCGCCATCGCTTGATCCGAATCGGTCGCCGAAATTCGGAAGCGTCCCAGGGGAGCCGCAAAGTGACGCTCGAACAACATTTCAATACGGAGCGTTGCAGGATTCTCCGCGTCGTTTTCGCCTGCGGCCGGATCAATCCGCTCTTTCAAATTGACCACTAATTGGCTTGCCTGTCCTTCCCGCCCCGACGTCGACCAACCGGTCGAACCTTCGCCGTCCAGAACAGAACTTGCTGCAGCGTCTCCCGAACCGACACTGATCTTGCCGTAATCGTGGGATGCATTCTCTAACGCGATCGGCTTTCCATTCCAAAACACCTTGAACTCGCTGAGGAAAAAATCCCCTTTGCGACCTTCGTAATAAGCCATGCCGGGGCCGTTTGCCGGAAGCGAGGGATCGGGCAAAACTTCCAATCGCAACGCACTGACCGGAGCCTTTGGGTTGAACTCCAACTCATAGACATCTCGCTTGCTAACGTCTCCACCGGCAAGAATCGAATCGTCTGGCAGCCGTTCAAAATAGGGCGTCGTTGACTTCATCTGCTCAGGCCGCAGATTGCTCCACTCCGCTGCCTCATTGATTTGAATTTCAAGCCACCCCCGGAAAGCGTTGGCGATCGATTCCTCAACGT comes from the Roseimaritima multifibrata genome and includes:
- a CDS encoding sulfatase-like hydrolase/transferase, yielding MFPFDFAALLGRCCVGVFCLLARWTSVVVPVSVVVAVPLVGVSRLVAEEVSPPNVILIMADDIGRECFGCYGSEQYRTPNIDRLAKEGMRFEHCYSQPLCTPSRVKIMTGLSNVRNYSGFSILNRDQKTIGHHMQEAGYRTLVAGKWQLLGANHYSKQFQLKGTWPAEAGFDRFCLWQVDQLGDRYWQPTLNVDGKTITYGKDDYGPDKATDFIVDFMESHTKASKQPFFVYYPMILVHNPFEPTPDSESRNAKGKKKNFVDMVAYMDKLVGRIVKKTEALGVADNTVILFTADNGTHTAIQSEYLGKSFRGGKGKTTDAGTREPLVAYWPNKIAANVVNEDLVDFSDFLPTLLDLSGRPQLAGADGYSFWPQLMGEPGKPRQSVYCYYCPRPEKSEPVRFARDQRWKLYGDGRFFDVKNDPKEKTPITDFEGRRAARQAKAKLSAAIQAMPAEGQRLLQFAE
- a CDS encoding DUF1501 domain-containing protein, which encodes MQIDSSISRRQLFQTCGVGVGKVALASLLMKGSAEASNVDVPASFATPQAPKAKRVIYLFMAGAPSQLDLFDYKPKLQELAGQPLPPSVIDGQRYAFIQPDAAVLAPQFPFAKHGQSGAELSDRLPHLANIVDDLAFVRSVHTDQFNHAPAQLLVNTGGPIPGRPAMGSWLSYGIGSEADDLPAFVVLNSGGALSGGASMWSSGFLPSQHQGVPFRSSGDPILHVGNPEGIDSRMQRKSLDLIADLNRRRYEVTKDPEIVSRINAYEMAFRMQSRAPELMDYSQESAETLEMYGAEPGNSAKGFANHCLLARRMAERGVRFIQVYHGGWDHHSNVAGGVKAQCQQTDQAAAALVSDLKQRGLLEDTLVVWGGEFGRTPMVEASAALGRSQGRDHHPQAFTMWFAGGGIRPGQTIGATDELGFHVTERPVHVHDIQATILYQLGIEHEKLTFNFAGRPFRLTDVHGKVVKELV
- a CDS encoding PSD1 and planctomycete cytochrome C domain-containing protein, encoding MSFAWVLGAFVAAGPCLSAEIDFNTQIRPILAAKCFHCHGPDEGAREAGLRLDTQEGAFEDLGGYAAVVGGDAAASELLKRVRSEDPDIRMPPPDQGPVLSQEEQAALEAWVQQGAKYKTHWAFEPPVKSEVPNAVADFSKAPRASSAIDHFVRERLRNVSEQPPSQLADRYTLIRRLSLDLTGLPPTVEEADAFAADDSPVAYERLVDRLLASPAFAEHVGRDWLDLARYADTNGYEKDRPRTIWPYRDWVLQAIAADEPFDRFSIAQLAGDMLPNATAEDRIATGFHRNTMLNEEGGIDPLEYRFYAMVDRVATTGTVWMGLTTGCAQCHTHKYDPITHTDYYALMALLNNADEPEMAVETEAVEAAEVALQKQIDAEENRLVKRYLTNLPRPTADPKPVAAESSKATPAENVEESIANAFRGWLEIQINEAAEWSNLRPEQMKSTTPYFERLPDDSILAGGDVSKRDVYELEFNPKAPVSALRLEVLPDPSLPANGPGMAYYEGRKGDFFLSEFKVFWNGKPIALENASHDYGKISVGSGDAAASSVLDGEGSTGWSTSGREGQASQLVVNLKERIDPAAGENDAENPATLRIEMLFERHFAAPLGRFRISATDSDQAMAATSMPVDLLQQLAGIESTEEAEALPGYADLQRLFLDSSDLLKEPRKRLDSLRRQVPTPPRTMVFTERPAEHPRATHRHHRGEFLQVKELVEPDIPSLFGGLGDERPHNRLELARWLVSEENPLVARVMVNRIWRSLLGSGFVRTDGDFGTQSEPPSHPALLDYLAIEWIENGWSMKWLYREMVLSTTYRQASEKDPDFDPTNRWLSRGPRFRLAAEAIRDQNLAISGTISRQFGGPSVYPPQPGSVTALAYGSGKWEPSVGADRYRRSLYTFRKRTAPFAAYTVFDAPTGEACAARRQRSDTPLQALTLLNDEMFLETARQLAEKTVADAGDGAEATLIATQLFRHVLIRPAEKAEQEMMLDFYNDQIAAKVSPAQAWFLLARALMNTDEAITKP